In Triticum urartu cultivar G1812 chromosome 6, Tu2.1, whole genome shotgun sequence, the following proteins share a genomic window:
- the LOC125517482 gene encoding uncharacterized protein LOC125517482, producing MKRKGGPHSKECEKPAKMVKNNQICNPTRQSTKTARLERRIKLQAKKMRQLSIINGEVPDRATILEEQLLIHVKDKAKEARLYRKRKMQSKRVAETTTENEAMIGQAGKTTRTKSNKRCTTSKSRRKKKTPDMTSERTDMEIWNFGEPSCKCERCGAIFWYEERTSGRARRMPSFGLCCQQGKVDLPPFREPPAYLTKLLRKDNGKRSKNYMQNIRLYNSMFAFTTMGGKVDTEINNGGGPYVFRMNGQNYHRIGTLLPEGEDKPRWAQLYIYDTENEVKNRINASTSEDKRESIDPHIVEGLKNMLDRNNILAKTFRMARDRFEEGDYHNVRLKLINKRRTDVRRNDMPSATEVVALIVNDTAENRKGRDIIVQYRDTRPRRISEKHRKFMAMQYPLLFPYGEDGYRENIPYILKEGAKCKRKHVTMLEYYAYRIQQRTNQSMHLLMCEKLTLQFIVDALACILQYRLDWIKTHQGNLRTELYAGLQDTIDRGDTRADQVGKRILLPSTFTDSPRYKAQNFQDAMAICRWAGYPDLFVTFTCNTAWPEIQAMLQEVGQTAYERPDIVDRVFHIKLKEFMRDIRERGYFGKTLAIIYTIEFQKRGLPHAHIVIFLDKKEKKHKYPEPPEVDRVTCAEIPDKDIDPEGYAAVENYMIHGPCGAANTKSPCMVDNRCMRC from the exons ATGAAAAGAAAAGGTGGACCACATAGCAAGGAATGTGAGAAACCTGCCAAGATGGTTAAGAACAATCAAATATGCAATCCAACAAG ACAGTCAACAAAAACGGCAAGATTAGAAAGGAGAATCAAACTTCAAGCAAAGAAAATGAGACAGCTTTCGATCATAAATGGAGAAGTGCCAGACCGTGCAACTATACTAGAAGAACAACTTTTAATCCATGTGAA GGACAAAGCTAAAGAGGCAAGGCTGTATCGGAAAAGAAAAATGCAAAGCAAGAGGGTTGCAGAAACAACGACAGAAAATGAAGCAATGATTGGCCAGGCTGGTAAGACTACAAG GACTAAAAGTAACAAAAGGTGTACTACATCAAAGTCAAGGAGAAAGAAAAAAACACCAGATAT GACATCGGAAAGGACTGATATGGAAATTTGGAACTTCGGAGAACCAAGCTGCAAGTGTGAACGATGTGGTGCAATTTTCTGGTACGAAGAAAGAACTTCAGGTAGAGCGAGAAGGATGCCATCTTTCGGACTATGTTGCCAACAGGGCAAGGTCGATTTGCCACCATTCAGAGAGCCGCCGGCTTACCTTACGAAATTGCTAAGGAAAGACAACGGAAAGAGGTCAAAAAACTACATGCAAAATATCAGATTGTACAACTCCATGTTCGCTTTCACAACAATGGGAGGAAAGGTAGACACAGAAATAAATAATGGCGGTGGTCCTTATGTTTTTAGAATGAATGGGCAAAACTACCACAGAATAGGTACTCTACTACCTGAAGGTGAAGATAAACCACGCTGGGCACAGTTGTATATCTATGACACCGAAAATGAGGTAAAAAACAGGATTAATGCGTCAACATCAGAAGATAAAAGGGAGTCGATAGATCCTCACATCGTCGAGGGCCTTAAAAATATGCTGGATAGAAATAATATACTTGCAAAAACATTCAGAATGGCAAGGGACAGATTCGAAGAAGGTGACTATCACAACGTGAGATTAAAACTAATCAATAAGCGACGCACAGATGTAAGACGGAATGACATGCCATCTGCAACTGAAGTTGTAGCATTGATTGTGAATGatacggcagaaaatagaaaaggaCGGGATATCATTGTTCAGTACAGAGACACAAGGCCGAGAAGAATATCAGAGAAGCATCGAAAATTCATGGCTATGCAGTATCCACTATTGTTCCCCTATGGAGAAGATGGGTACAGAGAAAATATACCCTACATATTAAAAGAAGGTGCAAAATGCAAGAGAAAGCATGTAACAATGCTGGAATACTATGCGTATCGTATACAACAACGTACTAACCAATCAATGCACTTGCTGATGTGTGAAAAGCTTACATTGCAGTTCATTGTGGATGCCCTTGCATGCATTTTGCAGTATAGGCTAGACTGGATCAAAACACATCAAGGAAACCTAAGAACGGAATTATATGCTGGCTTGCAGGACACAATAGATAGAGGAGATACAAGGGCTGACCAAGTAGGAAAGAGGATACTACTGCCATCCACCTTCACAGATAGCCCTAGATACAAGGCACAAAACTTCCAAGATGCTATGGCAATATGTCGGTGGGCTGGATACCCAGACCTATTTGTGACATTCACGTGCAACACAGCTTGGCCGGAGATTCAAGCTATGCTACAGGAAGTAGGCCAAACAGCATATGAAAGACCTGATATTGTTGATCGAGTGTTCCACATAAAGCTCAAGGAGTTCATGAGAGACATAAGAGAAAGGGGATACTTTGGAAAAACACTTGCAA TTATATACACAATAGAGTTCCAAAAAAGGGGCCTCCCACATGCCCACATAGTCATATTCCTCGACAAAAAGGAAAAGAAACACAAGTATCCTGAACCACCAGAGGTTGACAGGGTAACTTGTGCAGAGATCCCAGACAAGGACATTGATCCAGAAGGATATGCAGCTGTTGAAAACTACATGATACATGGGCCATGTGGTGCAGCCAACACAAAGTCACCATGCATGGTCGATAACAGATGTATGAGATGTTAG